ACCGGAGAGCCCCGCTGAGCCGGCCCGCGTCGAATCGCTGCTCGTCGAGGAGCCGACGCCTGCGAGCGAAAACGTTGTGCGAGAGGCGGTGCCCGTCGCGCGCGAGGTGGTTCTTCACGAAGAGGTCGTCGAGGATTGGAGCGATCTGGAGCGCGACTTCTTCTCGGGCGAGGGCGGCGACGGGCGTTTCTTCGCGAACCCCGCGCTCATCCTGCACGATCCCGGCGGCCACGAACGCGTCTTCGAACTCGTGCACGACAACATGGTCATCGGCTCCGCCGGCCTTGGCGACGTGGACATCTTCGTCGGCCACAAGTCCGTCGACAAAAAACACGCGCGCATTCGCATGGAGCACGGCCGTTACGTCATCAAGGATCTCGGCTCGCACGGCGGCACGTTCATCAACGGCAAGCGCGTCCGCAAGGAACGCCTGAACCATCTCGACAAGCTGAAGGTTGGCGACGTGTTCTTTCAGGTGCGTCTGATGTAGCCGGCGCGAATCATCGCGCCGGCTCCGAACGGCGCGCACCTCGCGAAAAACGCCGCGTCCGATCGGGCGCGGCGTTTGTCGTTCGAGATCCGGAATGGCAGATCCGGAATCGGGCGTTATCGTGACGCGCGAATCTTCTTGATCTCTTCCTTGGCTTCGACGCAGTCGACGTTCAGCTCGATCGCC
Above is a genomic segment from bacterium containing:
- a CDS encoding FHA domain-containing protein; the encoded protein is PESPAEPARVESLLVEEPTPASENVVREAVPVAREVVLHEEVVEDWSDLERDFFSGEGGDGRFFANPALILHDPGGHERVFELVHDNMVIGSAGLGDVDIFVGHKSVDKKHARIRMEHGRYVIKDLGSHGGTFINGKRVRKERLNHLDKLKVGDVFFQVRLM